The genomic window TCTGTTCTTCAGGCAGACGTCGGGATGCACATGATGCAATGGAGTTCATCAGAAATTTATATGAACAAAAAGCAGATAACTTTAAACTCATATACTGTCACTTCACCTGCGCCATGGACACCAAGATCACCCAGATAATATTCAGTGATGTAAAAGACACTATCTTAATAAATGCCCTAAAAGATTATGAACAGTTTTAATGAACCGAAAACGAACCTTCAGTTGGACTTGACTATTGATCTCAGTGCCAATCCATCTGCATTCAATGACACAACTAATTTATAAAGGAACTTTTACATGGTCGTATACTGATTTaaagttgtattattattatttataccaaacaatgcttagaaaaaaacttaATTAAGAATTTGTTTTCAGTACACCTATTTTGTTTAAAAGTAGTATGCATTTACATCAGGGTTGTTGATTTACAGTCTAAAAACCCTTTAATTTCATAGCATTAATTATGCAATTGTAActgcagtgtaaatgcatttaaGCCACCGATGAGCTGCAATAAATGATCTGTAACTATATTATGCCATTGTAGCTTACAAATTCTAGgctgaatcaaatcaaatatttttttctaaagctACTTTGTCCTAATGTTTATTTGatgcttttcttatttatgaTAATATAACGACTATAATAACTATAATGACTTTAAATGTGGAACTGTCTTGAAAACTTTTATTGCATTGTTACTGTAACAGCCATAAAGATGAagtaattgtaaaaaataaatcttgaTTATAGCATTCATCAAAGGTAGACAGCCATGTCTACTAAGCAGATGATGCAATAATCTCCTTTTTGCGACACAATTTTTGCAATCTCACAAATACTTTCATAAAACAGTAACTAAAACAGTGGCAAATAAGAGACTTGTTGAGCAGTGCAATCACTGATAGACTCATGAGTAAAATAAGCTCTGTGGTAAACATAACTtgacgatacttggacattttgCTGCGCAGACTTACACCCCAAACATACAGTGCCtggcaaaagtattcataccccttcattttttttcacattttgttttgttgcagtattatgtcaaactgctttaaattagttttttcccacatcaatttacactccatacaccataataatgacaaagcaaaaaaaaaaaaaaaaaaaaaaaaaaaacagatttgcaaattttaaaaaatttattaaaaataaaacactgaaataagtacatttcataagtattcatacccttaactcagtacatagttgaagcacctttacagcctcaagtctttttgggtatgatgtgacaagctttgcacatctgcatttggcaattatcagccattctttgcctcaccttttcacctctcaagctctgtcagcttggatgggggctggcagacattttctagagtcctagttgttccagtcgtcttccattatggataatgcttctgtgaaccttcaatgcagcagatttttttatatatttttatacatttttttgctttgccattatggagtggggagtgtagattgatgtggggaaaaaagttatttaaagtagtttaacataaggcagcaacataacaaaatgtgaaaaaaatgaaggggtatgaataatttcgcaaggcactgtacatatcTGTCTAATTcgaaaaataatcttaaaattTATGTTTTGTAAAGCTGGGCGAGCAAGAGTTCGATATATAAGTCAATATAACGTTTATGCGCCAAGAGCAAAATGAAACACAGACTGCTCGGTTCAAATTTCAAATGGCAGCTTGATTtctatattaaaggagtagttcactaaaaaattacagataatgtactcacccccttgtcattcaaaatgttaatgtctttcttttttttgtcgtAAAGATATTATGATTTTTgatgaaacatttcaggatttctcttataattatcgatatcgactgatatgaaaaattTTATCGTGATCATTTTTTCTTGGCTACattgcctacactcttaaaaataaagttttttgctTCACAATTttgcttcacgatgccacagaagaacctttttcttatggttccatgaagaacctttaacatctgaagaacctttatgtatcacaaaaggtactttgtggcaaataaggttcttcagattttaaaagggtaagcaagaaatggttctttaaagaacctttgactgaatggctctttgtggaaccaaaagttGTGTAGCCCTAGTTTTCAGCATGGGTGTGTGTAATTTAGAGCAAAAGATCTAATATTGTCAAATCATGTTTACCAAAAATGTTATTCGAAAACCCCATTATTAAAGTATGTATTATGTTATAAGTAgtaagtattatattatataaaacaagcTATCTTCTATTGTTTATGGCAATAAAGACGCCGTGTCTTCTGGTAAGAAACAAAGCATTTTATGCTTGCAATTGGAGCACCAATTCCACAACAAACAACCCTCACAGCAAATATGCTTCATAAACTGCAACCTATATGTCAAAACATATCCTCCTTATACTGAAAGTGAAATTAACATTATATCTTATTGTACTGGTCTACATTAATacagttaaattattaaaaccCACAGTAAACCTTTGTTTTGGTCAAAACAACCCCCAGCTAATATACGGTTTGACACATTTACAGGTTGTAAATGTGACAATCAGTCCTCACAACTTCCCTGTGTGACAGCCATGCTCTCCTCTATGGACTAACCTAATAAAACAACACAACACAATGGAAAGAGCTACTCTTTGAATAAAAACTAAACTTTAAAATACAgtagtcagcatttgaagtggatcaaaacctttcatcaaagttgtccttaaaccaaaacaatacttgttcttgtcttaggacaactttgattaacttttttgatccacttcaaatgttgactacagTTACTCACCTTTAAGGAATTATGTCACGGTTCATCTCTCTGACTTCCCATTGGTTCTCTTCAGCTCTGCAACATACCCCGCATATTATACTTTAGAGGCAGACTTTCTGGAAATGCAAGTCGTTTGTCTGTGTTGAACGAATGTGACACAATTGACAAAAACTCTTTTGGGAAAACTCCTTCAAGGTGGCACAGCCACTGTTTATGTGGCATAAGATGGATGTTGTTTCCCGCTTCACGCCGTAGGTTTTACAAATAAAGGTGAGTGTTTCTCTTTGTCACGTTTGCTTAGTTTTCATTGTACAGTGAAATACAGTGAAATACAGTACAGGAAAAGTATATTTGTTGTCTATAGAATTTTCACATTTCCATTTCAGTCAGTGATCGATTGAGTAATCAGTATTATTGGTGACGGTAGAAGCTACACTTAAAAAATAAACGtaatagacagatagacatagACGATAGGCAGAATGAGTGCAGTTAACATGAACATCTTAAACTCTTGAATTTGGCTTGaaccaaaaccagtcttaagtagcacaggtatataatttgtagcaatagtcaaaaatacattgtatgggtcaaaattatgcaattttcttttatgccaatgatcattaggatattaagtaaagatcatgttccacgaagatattttgtaaattactaccgtaaaacttaatttggacaactttaaaggcaattttctcaacatttagatttttttgcatcctaagttgaagattttcaaatagctgtatctcggccaaatattgtcctgtacTAACAAACGGaatcagatgtataaatcttgtGTCGTGGTCTAGGTTCACAATTAAATCAGTACTCATAATACAAGGCAGTAGTCAAGTCTTAAACATTGAGGAccaaactttttttcttgtaCTAGTTTAGGTTTAAGGATTAAAGTTCTAGTTAAGTTCTGAGTAAAACAATTTTAAGACAGGCTACCAGGAACACAAGTACATAACAATAAAGAATATGCAAACATTCATTCTTAACCATAAGCCTAATCTGTTAAAAACAACTGTGTTGTGCATCTTTACATCACATTCAATTAGTTGTTATTGTCTATCACTTATTTTTatagtaaaaaagtaaaatattaaatgtataaatacttaAATCTTACCTCACACTCTTTAACTGTTTAAACTGGTGTAGCGCTTTGAATTCGCGTGGCGTCTGTTTACAAAAGCCCGCCAACTTGAATTTGATTGGACTTTCCAATCATTTTGACGTTGAGGAGCCGGTGTAAATGTAAATTTGGCCATCTCTGATTATTGGGGGAAACTCATTGTTCTCCTCAAAGTTTATGGTGCTTATAACCCTGAAATAATATGAAGTCAATCTTCACAAAAACAAATGGCTAGCTAGTTTGTATTATTTCTTCTCCACCAACGAAAAAGTTCTAGATGAAGTCAAAAGCTGGTAGCTTTGCGTGTAACCTGGCAACAAAAAGACTAAAACCCGGTCTGGATAAGCGTTTATGAGTGGAGCGGCTCTACATTTTCCCTACCGTTTCAAAGCGTTCTGTAATACCTCGGCTGAAAATCCACTCCGGGTTTTTCTTCTTCCAGATTCCCGCACACTAGTTCAAGGTAGCCGAACTGACAGCCGAAGTTTGGATCTAATGAATGATGAACATAACTCTGAATATTATAATTCGAAGAACTGTTTATGTTTTATAGTTCCTCTATTTCTTTTGGAGAAATGGGGCATTACTACTACTGTGCATGTTTCATCTGTTGCTTGCCCGATGAGGACAGGGAGGCCATCGCCATAAATAATGAAATCAAACGTATCCTTGCAGAGCAGAAGAAAAGACAACGGAAAGAAATCAAGGTGCTTTTATTAGGTGAGATGATTCTGTCagtcttttttaaagaattacAAGCATGCTGATTCATTTCAACTTATACTTTTTCtctaaaagtgaaagtaaatttAATCATAGCATTAAATTTAGTCAGTAAATGTCATAATGGGTTTGTTACACCATCTGAGCTGATTAGACTTGTAGTTCTCAGaattaacttaatttttttggtCCTGGGGTAATTTTATTGGATGTATGACTTCCTCTTCACTCGCTAAAGCAGGAGCAACATTTTTGTAATACAGTACATAGTCTGGATTCAACATAACATAAAGAAAGAAATATTCAAACACACCCTGAGCTTTCTGAAAAGACAATTAATACACAATTAAAACTCAGATTATTCTTGTACAGATAACATTCCACTGTGCACAATGGCAAATTACTATTTTAGAGCCGTGTGAAGTACTAATAGTAGGTGTAGGTTTTCTAATGTTGAACATAATTATTTTGCTTTCTTTTAGGCACAGGAGAAAGCGGAAAGACAACATTTATGAAGCAGATGAAAATCATTCATGGAAGCGGATACTCGGAAGACGAGAGGCGGAGCTACACTAAACTGGTTTTTCAGAATATCTTCCAAGCTATGATTGCAATGACAGAGGCCATGAACACGCTGAAGATTCCCTACTCTAACTCACAGAACGAGGTGATCAAGATCAAGTCAAGTGTGTTTTTAGAGCTTATCGATTAATGCTTATTTTATATCACCAGTCATATTTTTGGTTTTGTAGACTGCATCATGTAGTGTAATATATTGTCAGTCTCATTAGGCCTGTGATATCTGTAGATTTATGCTCAGTGGTTCCAGGATCTAGAAATACATAAGATAACGGAGCTGCAGAGAAGTTTTGTAGAGGCTATTCATCATCTATGGGCAGACAAAGCCTTCAAGATGTGTTACAGTCGGCGTAGAGAGTATCAGCTACTGGATTCCACTAAATAGTAAGTGTGTTTCAGCGAGTTCCTGTCTTTTACTGGCATTTTGGTCTACTTCCTCTTCTCCTTTCCTGATGCCACTGACAAATCATGTGATGAATGTTATGCAAATAAGGCCTTTTATAAGCAATAGCACATAGATTTTCAGTAAAAGTGTTTGAATTCTGTGTTTTTTAAAGCTTTATTGATAACTTGGACCGCATCGCAGGTCAAGGCTACATTCCTTCACATCAAGATGTTCTTCAAGTCCGATTTCCAACTACTGGCATCACAGACCATTGCTTTACTTTGGAGAAGATGACTCTCAGGTACTATAGTTGAGGTTTCAGATTTTAGCACTGATTCAGTGAGTTCGAACCCCTGCAGACAGTCGGTCAGAACTGTGTAATGACATCTAACTTGAAGAATTCACTCCAGACTTCAGAATCTCAGTAAAGCATTTACTGATAGTAAAAGTTGTGGTTCTATAACAGAATACAAACAGAATCTTACATTAGAAattattaattaacaaatataaacaaTTATCAAAAATAACATTCCTTACAAGTATAGAATAGAACACAATTAGGGCAGTTTAACACATCTGTGCAAATAAGTAATGTAGTCATTCTATGACAGCCCACAAGATGGTGCTATTACTGAAGTAAACGTGACTGAGGCACATGTCAGGATATACTAAACCACGAGTCCTTAGCAGTGAAATAACTCGATGTAACATAAACCTAAGTCACGGAAAATACTTAATAGTCATTGCATCAACCAAAATGATTGAGAAAGCAAGCTTAAT from Garra rufa chromosome 7, GarRuf1.0, whole genome shotgun sequence includes these protein-coding regions:
- the LOC141338304 gene encoding guanine nucleotide-binding protein subunit alpha-14-like, which encodes MGHYYYCACFICCLPDEDREAIAINNEIKRILAEQKKRQRKEIKVLLLGTGESGKTTFMKQMKIIHGSGYSEDERRSYTKLVFQNIFQAMIAMTEAMNTLKIPYSNSQNEIYAQWFQDLEIHKITELQRSFVEAIHHLWADKAFKMCYSRRREYQLLDSTKYFIDNLDRIAGQGYIPSHQDVLQVRFPTTGITDHCFTLEKMTLRIVDVGGQRGQRKKWIHCFENVMSLIFLASLSEYDQLLEENDKDNRMEESLSLFYTTIHSNWFANSSIILFLNKKDILAEKIQSSDLKTYFPDFHGKRRDAHDAMEFIRTLYKQKAVCNETKNSKHIYPHFTCATDTKNIQKVFNDVKDTVLVKALEDFGIV